Proteins from one Setaria italica strain Yugu1 chromosome V, Setaria_italica_v2.0, whole genome shotgun sequence genomic window:
- the LOC101768813 gene encoding inactive protein kinase SELMODRAFT_444075 — MMVGSSQQQLLQRKGKAVAEKGATTATAAEEKVVVAVRAATREISKTAIIWALTHVVQPGGSILVLVVIPAHTSGRKFWGFPLFAGDCASGHKSMLDQKYDISEQCDQMMKKLDAYHKDKIIVKTKLVSGSPSGVVAAECKRAQASWVVLDKELKHEEKRCVEELQCNIVVMKRSQPKVLRLNLVRSPEKESKSTCTLPPVLDGSTGKTATDIKEAHSSTRGPAVTPNSSPDLETPFGSSTEVGTSSVSSSDPGTSPFSACETNGSLKKEVQITKDQIQHSDVNISDSDSESPSPPATFSVQPWMADIMQASASSRSLGKGPRKTRTATADVLLEKISKLDLLNEISAMRSRSDLNFRGDVRDAVSLARSAPPGPPPLCSICQHKAPVFGKPPRWFSYAELELATGGFSQANFLAEGGFGSVHRGVLPDGQAIAVKQHKLASSQGDVEFCSEVEVLSCAQHRNVVMLIGFCVEDKRRLLVYEYICNGSLDSHLYGRNRETLEWAARQKIAVGAARGLRYLHEECRVGCIIHRDMRPNNILVTHDFEPLVGDFGLARWQPDGDMGVETRVIGTFGYLAPEYAQSGQITEKADVYSFGVVLVELVTGRKAVDINRPKGQQFLTEWARPFLEAYAIDELIDPRIGDRYCENEVHCMLHAANLCIRRDPHARPRMSHVLRILEGDMVVDSGSVTGSSDSGSRSWRMLNEQQHFHEYSSPGQQDSQRTVEGKRSYNALRASWDRDKQSISNRY; from the exons ATGATGGTGGGCTCTtcccagcagcagctgctgcagaggaaggggaaggcCGTGGCCGAGAAGGGCGCCACCACTGCGACTGCGGCGGAGGagaaggtggtggtggccgtgagGGCGGCCACGAGGGAGATCTCCAAGACGGCCATCATCTGGGCGCTCACGCACGTCGTGCAGCCAGGCGGAAGCATCTTAGTGCTGGTCGTCATCCCGGCTCATACCTCTG GCAGGAAGTTCTGGGGCTTTCCTCTGTTTGCGGGTGATTGCGCTAGTGGCCATAAGTCTATGTTGGATCAGAAATATGATATCTCAGAGCAGTGCGATCAAATGATGAAAAAGCTTGATGCGTATCATAAAGACAAG ATAATTGTGAAGACTAAGCTTGTTTCTGGCTCTCCTTCTGGTGTTGTGGCTGCCGAGTGTAAGCGTGCACAAGCAAGCTGGGTTGTGCTAGACAA GGAGTTGAAGCATGAAGAGAAGCGTTGTGTGGAGGAGCTTCAGTGCAATATCGTTGTAATGAAGCGTTCTCAGCCTAAAGTCCTCCGATTGAATCTTGTGCGATCTCCTGAGAAAGAGTCTAAATCAACCTGTACACTTCCACCTGTGTTGGATGGTTCTACTGGTAAAACCGCTACTGATATTAAGGAGGCACATAGTTCAACTCGAGGACCGGCTGTAACCCCAAATAGCAGTCCAGACTTGGAGACGCCTTTTGGAAGTAGTACTGAAGTGGGAACATCCTCTGTCTCAAGTTCAGATCCTGGGACATCTCCATTTTCTGCTTGTGAAACAAATGGTTCTCTGAAGAAAGAGGTGCAAATAACAAAGGATCAAATTCAGCATTCGGATGTCAATATTTCTGATTCTGACAGTGAATCACCGAGCCCTCCTGCAACTTTCTCTGTTCAGCCATGGATGGCAGACATTATGCAGGCATCTGCATCCTCAAGATCACTTGGAAAAGGTCCACGGAAAACTCGTACTGCAACTGCGGATGTTTTGCTGGAAAAGATCTCCAAGCTAGATCTCCTGAATGAAATTAGTGCTATGAGAAGCAGGTCAGACTTAAACTTCCGTGGAGATGTTAGGGATGCTGTGTCGTTGGCAAGGAGTGCACCTCCTGGACCACCTCCTTTGTGTTCAATATGTCAGCACAAGGCTCCTGTTTTCGGAAAGCCTCCTCGGTGGTTTTCTTATGCTGAACTGGAACTTGCAACTGGTGGCTTCTCCCAAGCAAATTTCTTAGCTGAAGGTGGATTTGGGTCTGTTCATCGAGGCGTCCTTCCTGATGGCCAGGCAATTGCTGTTAAGCAACACAAGCTTGCAAGTTCCCAGGGTGATGTTGAGTTTTGCTCAGAAGTGGAAGTTCTTAGTTGTGCACAACATCGAAACGTTGTAATGCTGATTGGTTTTTGTGTTGAGGACAAAAGGCGTTTATTAGTTTACGAGTACATCTGCAATGGATCCTTGGATTCACATCTTTATG GTCGTAATAGAGAAACATTGGAGTGGGCTGCGAGACAAAAGATTGCAGTTGGTGCTGCTCGTGGGCTGCGGTACCTTCACGAGGAATGTAGGGTTGGCTGCATAATCCATCGTGACATGAGACCAAACAACATCCTTGTCACACATGATTTTGAACCACTG GTTGGAGATTTCGGCCTGGCACGATGGCAACCTGATGGTGACATGGGTGTTGAAACAAGAGTCATTGGCACATTTGG TTATCTGGCACCCGAATATGCTCAGAGTGGGCAAATAACAGAGAAAGCTGATGTGTATTCTTTTGGGGTTGTGTTAGTGGAGCTTGTCACTGGGCGGAAGGCAGTTGACATTAACCGACCAAAGGGCCAGCAGTTTTTAACTGAATGG GCACGCCCTTTCTTGGAGGCGTATGCAATCGATGAACTCATAGACCCGCGTATAGGGGACCGCTACTGTGAAAATGAGGTGCATTGCATGCTGCACGCAGCAAACTTGTGCATAAGACGTGACCCACATGCAAGGCCTCGCATGTCCCAT GTTCTTCGCATACTTGAGGGTGACATGGTCGTCGATTCTGGTTCAGTTACGGGCAGTAGTGATTCTGGGAGCAGGAGCTGGAGGATGCTGAATGAACAACAGCATTTCCATGAGTACAGCAGCCCGGGCCAACAAGATTCGCAAAGAACGGTCGAAGGGAAACGCTCCTACAATGCTTTGAGGGCCTCTTGGGACAGAGACAAgcagagcatctccaacagataTTAG
- the LOC101769230 gene encoding ribonucleoside-diphosphate reductase large subunit → MYVVKRDGRQETVHFDKITARLKKLSYGLSQEHCDPVLVAQKVCAGVYKGVTTSQLDELAAETAAAMTASHPDYASLAARIAVSNLHKNTKKSFSETIKDMYMHFNERSGLMAPLVAEDVYEIIMKNAARLDSEIIYDRDFDYDYFGFKTLERSYLLKLGGKVVERPQHMLMRVSVGVHKEDIESAIKTYHLMSQRWFTHASPTLFNAGTPRPQLSSCFLICMKDDSIEGIYETLKECAVISKSAGGIGVSVHNIRATGSYIRGTNGTSNGIVPMLRVFNDTARYVDQGGGKRKGAFAVYLEPWHADIFEFLDLRKNHGKEEHRARDLFYALWVPDLFMQRVQNNGEWSLFCPNEAPGLADCWGDEFQNLYKKYEREGKAKKVVPAQSLWFDILKAQIETGTPYMLYKDTCNRKSNQQNLGTIKSSNLCTEIIEFTSPTETAVCNLASIALPRFVREKGVPLESHPSKLVGSSDSKNRYFDFEKLAEVTSTVTYNLNKIIDINYYPVETAKRSNMRHRPIGIGVQGLADTFILLGMPFDSTEAQQLNKDIFETIYYHSLKASAELAAKEGPYETYEGSPVSKGILQPDMWNVVPSNRWNWPSLRETISKVGVRNSLLVAPMPTASTSQILGNNECFEPYTSNIYSRRVLSGEFVVVNKHLLHDLTEMGIWTPALKNQMIYEDGSVQKMAEIPDDLKAIYKTVWEIKQKTLVDMAVDRGCYIDQSQSLNVHMEQPNFGKLTSLHFHAWSKGLKTGMYYLRTRAAADAIKFTVDTTLLKENGVANGKPAEDDVEAKMAQMICSLNNREDCLACGS, encoded by the exons ATGTACGTGGTCAAGCGGGACGGGCGGCAGGAGACGGTGCACTTCGACAAGATCACGGCGCGCCTCAAGAAGCTCAGTTATGGCCTCAGCCAGGAGCACTGCGACCCGGTGCTCGTCGCGCAGAAGGTCTGCGCGGGCGTATACAAGGGCGTAACCACAAGCCAGCtcgacgagctcgccgccgagACCGCGGCGGCCATGACCGCGTCCCACCCGGACTACGCGTCG CTGGCGGCGAGGATTGCCGTGTCGAATCTGCACAAGAACACCAAGAAGTCTTTCTCGGAGAC GATTAAGGACATGTACATGCACTTCAACGAGAGATCTGGGCTGATGGCCCCTCTGGTTGCTGAAGATGTTTATGAAATCATCATGAAG AACGCTGCTCGCTTGGACAGCGAGATAATTTATGATAGGGACTTTGACTACGACTACTTTGGTTTCAAGACTCTGGAGAGGTCTTACCTCTTGAAGCTTGGCGGGAAGGTTGTTGAAAGGCCACAGCACATGCTAATGAGGGTTTCGGTGGGGGTACACAAGGAAGACATTGAGTCTGCCATCAAGACTTACCATCTCATGTCTCAGCGCTGGTTTACACATGCTTCACCAACGCTTTTCAATGCTGGCACACCAAGGCCCCAA TTAAGCAGCTGTTTCCTTATCTGCATGAAAGATGACAGCATTGAGGGAATCTATGAAACTCTGAAGGAATGTGCTGTCATAAGCAAATCAGCTGGAGGAATTGGTGTCTCGGTTCACAATATTCGTGCTACTGGTAGTTACATTCGAGGAACAAATGGAACATCGAATGGAATTGTTCCTATGTTACGCGTCTTCAATGATACTGCTCGTTATGTTGATCAAGGTGGCGGCAAAAGAAAGG GTGCATTTGCTGTGTACTTGGAGCCTTGGCATGCTGACATTTTTGAGTTCCTTGATCTGAGAAAGAACCATGGAAAG GAGGAACATCGTGCAAGGGATCTTTTCTATGCTTTATGGGTTCCTGACCTGTTCATGCAAAGAGTCCAGAATAACGGAGAATGGTCACTGTTTTGCCCTAATGAAGCTCCAGGATTGGCTGATTGCTGGGGTGATGAGTTTCAGAATTTGTACAAGAAATATGAGAGAGAA GGCAAGGCAAAGAAAGTTGTTCCAGCACAGAGCCTCTGGTTTGACATTTTAAAGGCACAGATAGAAACTGGTACACCATATATGCTTTACAAG GATACGTGCAATAGGAAGAGTAACCAGCAGAATCTGGGCACAATAAAATCATCAAATTTGTGCACTGAGATAATTGAGTTCACGAGCCCTACTGAAACCGCTGTCTGCAACCTAGCATCTATTGCCTTGCCACGCTTCGTAAGGGAAAAG GGTGTTCCTTTAGAATCCCATCCATCTAAGCTTGTGGGCAGCAGTGAttcaaaaaatagatattttgactTTGAGAAGCTAGCTGAG GTTACGTCAACTGTCACTTACAATCTCAACAAAATTATTGATATTAATTACTATCCTGTTGAGACTGCAAAGAGATCAAATATGCGTCACAGGCCAATTGGCATAGGTGTTCAAGGCTTGGCAGATACTTTCATATTACTTGGCATGCCATTCGATTCAACTGAG GCTCAGCAGTTGAATAAGGACATTTTTGAAACAATTTATTATCATTCTCTGAAAGCTTCTGCTGAACTTGCCGCTAAAGAAGGTCCTTATGAAACATATGAAGGCAGCCCTGTCAGCAAG GGCATTCTCCAACCTGACATGTGGAATGTAGTCCCATCTAACAGATGGAACTGGCCATCTCTAAGGGAGACTATTTCTAAAGTTGGAGTCAGAAACTCTCTTCTTGTTGCTCCAATGCCCACTGCTTCCACTAGTCAGATCCTTGGCAATAATGAGTGCTTTGAACCCTACACATCTAACATATACAGTCGACGGGTTCTAAG TGGCGAGTTTGTTGTGGTTAACAAGCACCTTCTTCATGATCTGACTGAAATGGGCATTTGGACTCCTGCTCTGAAAAATCAGATGATATATGAAGATGGTTCTGTCCAGAAGATGGCAGAAATCCCAGATGATCTTAAAGCAATCTACAA GACTGTTTGGGAGATCAAGCAGAAAACTTTGGTTGACATGGCGGTTGACCGTGGATGCTATATTGACCAGAGCCAGAGCCTCAATGTCCATATGGAGCAACCCAACTTTGGGAAGCTAACATCCCTGCACTTCCATGCTTGGTCCAAG GGCCTGAAAACTGGAATGTACTATCTACGCACACGAGCAGCTGCTGACGCGATCAAGTTTACAGTCGATACAACACTTCTGAAGGAGAACGGG GTGGCTAATGGCAAGCCTGCAGAGGATGATGTGGAAGCCAAGATGGCACAAATGATCTGTTCTCTGAACAACCGTGAGGACTGCCTAGCATGCGGGAGCTAG
- the LOC101769634 gene encoding RGG repeats nuclear RNA binding protein A gives MGTKNQFDLLVDVDNDDPSHLIAAAEKKAAASPKPAPAAPAKLPTKPPPPAQAVKESRNHGAPARDGAGRGGPGRGRGGFRGGRTGPRREYGEGDANGVEGGYGGGSFGDGFPRREDGEGRAMERGRGPRQPYRGGGRRGGYTDGEGGDESGRPPRRAYERHSGTGRGYEMKREGAGRGNWGTVTDEAQETLEAVNTEGTPAVAEDENKLEEVPHSEVEKGKEGEPTEEEEPEDKEMTLEEYEKVLEEKRKALLGLKTEVRKVEVDKELQSMQQLSVKKGSDEIFIKLGSDKEKKKENAERDERAKKSVSINEFLKPAEGERYYSPGGRGRGRGRGRGDRGGFRSGYSPREPGALAPAIQDQAQFPSLGGK, from the exons ATGGGCACGAAGAACCAGTTCGACCTCCTCGTCGACGTCGACAACGACGACCCCTCGcacctcatcgccgccgccgagaagAAGGCGGCTGCGTCGCCCAagccggcgcccgccgccccggcgaaGCTGCccaccaagccgccgccgcccgcgcaggCTG TAAAGGAGTCCAGGAACCACGGCGCTCCAGCTCGCGATGGGGCAGGACGAGGTGGACCAGGGCGTGGTAGAGGTGGCTTCCGTGGAGGCAGGACGGGCCCAAGGCGTGAATATGGTGAGGGTGATGCCAATGGTGTTGAGGGAGGTTATGGCGGAGGCAGCTTTGGAGATGGTTTCCCGCGAAGAGAGGATGGTGAAGGAAGGGCTATGGAAAGGGGCCGTGGACCACGTCAGCCTTaccgtggtggtggccgccgtgGCGGCTACACTGATGGGGAGGGTGGTGATGAGTCTGGTCGCCCCCCTCGCCGGGCTTATGAGCGCCACAGCGGTACAGGGAGAGGATATGAGATGAAGCGTGAGGGGGCTGGCCGTGGCAACTGGGGAACTGTAACTGATGAAGCACA AGAAACATTAGAAGCTGTTAATACTGAGGGAACTCCTGCTGTAGCTGAGGATGAAAACAAGCTGGAGGAGGTGCCACATTCTGAGGTTGAGAAGGGCAAGGAAGGCGAACCAACTGAAGAGGAGGAGCCTGAAGATAAG GAGATGACATTGGAAGAATATGAGAAAGTACTGGAAGAGAAGAGGAAAGCTTTACTTGGATTAAAGACTGAAGTGAGAAAGGTTGAGGTGGACAAGGAGTTGCAGTCCATGCAACAACTTTCAGTGAAAAAGGGCTCCGATGAGATCTTCATCAAGCTG GGTTCTGacaaagagaagaagaaagaaaatgcTGAAAGGGATGAGCGCGCCAAGAAG TCTGTCAGCATAAATGAATTCCTGAAGCCAGCAGAGGGCGAAAGGTACTACAGCCCTGGTGGGCGTGGACGTGGTCGTGGCAGGGGTCGTGGTGACCGCGGTGGATTCCGTAGCGGTTACAGCCCTCGCGAGCCAGGTGCTCTGGCGCCGGCGATTCAAGATCAAGCCCAGTTTCCCTCGCTAGGTGGGAAGTGA